In Plasmodium cynomolgi strain B DNA, chromosome 6, whole genome shotgun sequence, the sequence atttaatccttacaagaaaatatttattttattactaaaatatttaacgattaataatgaatatgttatttatttggggatttatatttatatgaatttACATGAAATTATNNNNNNNNNNNNNNNNNNNNNNNNNNNNNNNNNNNNNNNNNNNNNNNNNNNNNNNNNNNNNNNNNNNNNNNNNNNNNNNNNNNNNNNNNNNNNNNNNNNNNNNNNNNNNNNNNNNNNNNNNNNNNNNNNNNNNNNNNNNNNNNNNNNNNNNNNNNNNNNNNNNNNNNNNNNNNNNNNNNNNNNNNNNNNNNNNNNNNNNNNNNNNNNNNNNNNNNNNNNNNNNNNNNNNNNNNNNNNNNNNNNNNNNNNNNNNNNNNNNNNNNNNNNNNNNNNNNNNNNNTGTAAATCTAAAGTAGTAATTGATGAAAGAAATATTCGGGTTCTCTTTAATTAAAATTCTTACATTTAGCGCCTTAATATGGATATCTCCCAATTCTTATGGGGTacaataattaattatagaTTAATACTTTAGATACTTTTCTGCCCATTTCATATGGCTATTTTAAGAATATCTTTGGTTttattaatgtaaaaataagtaaacaaaataaattttgttctaatcattttatgtaacttttgtttttgtctTTTATGCAGTCGGCTAATTTGGGGGAATCATGGGAAAATAgaataaacataaataacaAGTTAGATGTAAGAAATAGCAGGTTATTAAATGCAagatacgaaaaaaatagacatgaaagaaatgtaaatttaaaagaaggaaaacataaTATGTTAAAAGATGAGGATCATTATGAAAGAAGATCcccaaataaaatgaagaataaaCCTAATACTAGGGAACAAATGCAAGATCTGAGATTTCGTGATAGACATGATAAATCACAATCAAAAACGAAACATGGTGACCATTctggaagaagaaacgataaattatcaaatgaaaaaattgatagaAGATCAAAAGATAATGCTGATAGAGATCAAGATGATAGTTTTCTTAAAGAACCAGAGGATGGTTACTAtagaagagaagaaaatgttcaatatggagaaggaagaaccgaatttaaaaaaccaCCAAATAATAATGTTACAGAAATACAGAAGAAGCCCgaagtaaataataaaaatttagaaaatctTCCCCCACCACCAAATGGCAAGGCTCCTCAGATGGTGGAATACTACGAGTATAGCAAAACAAAGAAAGgcttaaaggaaaaattggtAAATATacttaacaaaatggatgtaCAATTTCAATTGGAATTTATTCGTTacataaaaggaaagaagcatGTTACGGAACGTGAATTTTTGGTACTTCGAggtaaaagagaaaaaattgcttattattttaagaGGTACAAAATATTCTTGCCACTTATAGTACAaactacaatttttttgatatttttactgTTGGCATTGACGTCAAATAGTGCACCCATTGCAATGACCATAATGGCTTTTATTACCGGTGAATTGCTCTTGAATTTGTTGTactattatttaaaagaatatattaagataagaaaaattcacaaaaCTTTCAAAAAACATGGtgttataataaaaaaataaaaaaaacctatACCAAAAGTGTATTATTTGTGAACGCCCTGAACACAATAATTTGAATGCATTagattaatatatttatgcatagtaaaaataaatatataatatttttaatataaatgtagaaaatattactttttcattttttgttagaAGAAATTGTTttgatattattttgtatttctttttgaGTAAGCCtttcataataataaatatttgctTAAATTGTTAGTTTTTTATATctataaaaaagaacactaATTTGAGTaggtttcgttttttttttttttttttctctttttgcttttatttatttctttttttttatgtttatattatataaaaaatgctatttatgcatatataaccAGTTAATACGTGAATTCATCAATGATACAATTGCTTTAATTGCATTTATCATCTAACGTACTTgttgttacttttttaagTATACGAAGGATACTTTAGTCATtagttaaaattttatataatatcttttaaaaaatatttaatttttatttaatatttttggtgAAACAAAagatatttatataattttattattgttgttttcatttatattttttatttcattcatttttaccatgttaaatttttataatatcttATTTTATGGATTATACATTTACGTACTCCATAGTATTTAACTATATTTGttaaagtatatattttttcattgttgCTTTATAATACTTGTTCTGATTtgttgcatacatatataataatccatttataattttaaaagtatatatatacaaactCTTTGACTTTTTGTATCACAtttacacatacacacacatttaTTATCCCCTTTTGTTTACTGTTCGTTTTGTCTTACTCATTTTGATATACACTTAAGATTCAGAGCATATGTTTTCTCCTATTTTTAAGCTTTTGATTTAATCACCATTAAGGCGGATTAACTTATTAAGAATTAGATAAAACATCccataaaataatattttcacttGCTTTCAAAGACAGTgtctataatttaaaaaaaagtattatattccttatatattttccctgTACTAaaaattcccatttttctgttctgCTTCTCATTACATAActattaaaaaggaagcatagcatattaaaagaaaagaagttAGAgctttataaaatatgtttacatTATAACAACAATGCCTCATTGAGAAAGGAGCCTTTCGTATTTGTGTTATATATGAAAACATTTAAAGGAAATACATGTTTTGTTTGTTagatgaagaagcaaataaaaaaagaatcacaAAGGTAGGGCACCGAATTGTGtagaaatgcaaaaggatCTATAACTAAAATGAgtagtaaaatttttagatGTTGTTCGTGTAAGCACGATGCTTTGCATATGAataacacgaaaaaaaactgtcTGTACAGATGTGGcacaattatattattttctaaattaaaACTCATTATaaccacattttttatacaccCATTTATGGATACGCTAGATGTTGAGAAATNCTCTATAAACAAGGATTTATAAGAAATGAAGGATCTACAGGAAATATGGATATGTTTAGACTTTCTTTTGATGGTGCTACAAGTAGAAAACAACTTGCTATTGTGTTCATCATAATATTATGAGCATTCCTATAACATTTGGTTTTAGAACTGAATTTACTGTAATATAAAGGTGAGGAGgatacaatatttttaaccgTTTAGCAAATATCGTGTTCTAAAAATGAATCTTTTGTTTTGATTTgcttatataattaatttgtatttttccgaattgcatttattattttgtgcTACATAGATANNNNNNNNNNNNNNNNNNNNNNNNNNNNNNNNNNNNNNNNNNNNNNNNNNNNNNNNNNNNNNNNNNNNNNNNNNNNNNNNNNNNNNNNNNNNNNNNNNNNNNNNNNNNNNNNNNNNNNNNNNNNNNNNNNNNNNNNNNNNNNNNNNNNNNAATTTAGAATGGGAGCTAATATAGTTTTTTACATGTGCACaaataatatcatttttatattttataattatttgtaacACAAATATAACTTAAAGCAAGAAAGTACTCttaaatgcttttttttctttttgtctaaGACATTCACGAAATAGTTTTACGATGTCAGTGGGAATACCAACAAAACAGGAATGACAATAGAATAACAATAGAATTACAATAGCAATACTTTgcaattatataatatagaatgatcgaaaaaatgacagCCTTCGTAAAATTTACTACTATCatttgtattaaaaaattacctccaaaaaaaatatcataaaagATGATTAGCCATCGTATCCtcaaaagaacaaataaatttttgttatttagGACGTGATCATCCACACATTAATTAGAAATATAATACTAATTCACGATTTAGGTAAATTattagtaaaaattattttattatcgaattattttgcagggttagaaaaaataaatattttaacttATATTACTCTAGTGCAAGTTGtgccaaataaaaaaaatataacctaTTTCAAAAGTGGAAATAAGTGAATGATCATTATTACTTCAGGTCATAAACGTATTTTCCATACATATTtgtttaaacaaaaattttgttgttcattatttaattaaaaatatatactaattttttcgttcatgGTTTAATTTGataggagaagaaaatttttctttacttaAACATCGAGAATTGTgatacttttaatttttttcagattATGTTTTATAGTAGACAAAGTTTTCAATGTaaatggaacaaaacaaagcaattatgtatatgcacTACTACACTATACAGGGTGATTTAGGAAGTTCCATTACAACAACACGAAAATGGAATATTGTGTATGAATTATTCtgatatatttcttttttaaataatttatgtcTATACAAAGTTCGAATGTTTATAAGGAacaagaataaaaataattaagtaAGCTGCCCCCCAATAAGCAATTGAAATAGGTTACAATGTGACATTTTTAAGGAATAATTTACAGTATATTTGATAAGATCAATTCCTTGTGTGATAAGCATGTTACCATATTGACatttgttataaaaaaaaataatccctttttgtgctagtactatatatataactttgaaaaaaattgcaaaatttttaatgtaacaaattgtcatataatcTACTTTTAGACATAGAAATTACAAATACATACTAATATTAAAAcgtttataaattaaataaggACCCTTTGATGTATTTTCAGGGATATTATTATTGATATAatactaataaaaaatggaacattGAATATATAGGAATTGTAAAATATAGTCATAGTCAATCCTTAttccaaataaaaaagacccattattataaattgtaattttttgcgataattt encodes:
- a CDS encoding VIR-like CYIR protein (putative); translated protein: MKEIFGFSLIKILTFSALIWISPNSYGSANLGESWENRININNKLDVRNSRLLNARYEKNRHERNVNLKEGKHNMLKDEDHYERRSPNKMKNKPNTREQMQDLRFRDRHDKSQSKTKHGDHSGRRNDKLSNEKIDRRSKDNADRDQDDSFLKEPEDGYYRREENVQYGEGRTEFKKPPNNNVTEIQKKPEVNNKNLENLPPPPNGKAPQMVEYYEYSKTKKGLKEKLVNILNKMDVQFQLEFIRYIKGKKHVTEREFLVLRGKREKIAYYFKRYKIFLPLIVQTTIFLIFLLLALTSNSAPIAMTIMAFITGELLLNLLYYYLKEYIKIRKIHKTFKKHGVIIKK